Proteins from a genomic interval of Campylobacter concisus:
- a CDS encoding 3'(2'),5'-bisphosphate nucleotidase CysQ, whose amino-acid sequence MSELLNLAKKAAVNAGAQIMKFHSADNTALKVCLKDDSSPLTSADLAANEVILKELSKSGIKICSEESILQESDKDEFWLVDPLDGTKEFLARNGEFCVCIALIKKARPVLGVIFIPVSKELFYADENGAFKEILDDNDEIISRVDLNKKDKNLDNLIFSSRRGDAKEIEFIGQSLNFEQRCIGSAIKFCRLVEFGGAYLRFAPSYLWDNAAGDALVNFCGGKVFDANSSKEMSYELADLKSPFFIALSKNTLNLKDKITQLYKQSKT is encoded by the coding sequence ATGAGCGAGCTTTTAAATTTAGCTAAAAAAGCAGCCGTTAATGCTGGAGCGCAAATAATGAAATTTCACTCTGCAGATAATACGGCTCTTAAAGTCTGCCTAAAAGATGACAGCTCACCACTAACTAGCGCTGATCTAGCTGCAAATGAAGTGATACTAAAAGAGCTAAGCAAGAGCGGGATAAAAATTTGCTCTGAAGAGAGCATCTTACAAGAAAGCGACAAAGATGAGTTTTGGCTCGTAGATCCACTTGATGGCACTAAAGAATTTCTAGCTAGAAACGGCGAATTTTGCGTTTGCATAGCGCTTATAAAAAAAGCTAGACCGGTGCTTGGCGTGATATTTATCCCGGTTAGCAAAGAGCTTTTTTATGCTGATGAAAATGGCGCTTTTAAAGAAATTTTAGATGACAATGATGAAATCATAAGCAGAGTTGATTTAAACAAAAAAGATAAAAATTTAGACAATCTAATCTTTTCAAGCAGAAGAGGCGACGCCAAAGAGATAGAATTCATAGGACAGAGCCTAAATTTTGAGCAAAGGTGCATCGGCTCAGCTATAAAATTTTGCCGTTTGGTTGAATTTGGTGGAGCTTATTTGAGATTTGCCCCAAGCTATCTTTGGGACAATGCTGCAGGAGATGCGCTCGTAAATTTTTGTGGCGGAAAAGTATTTGACGCTAATAGCAGCAAAGAGATGAGCTATGAGCTTGCTGATTTAAAAAGCCCATTTTTCATAGCTCTCTCAAAAAATACACTAAATCTAAAAGATAAAATCACACAGCTATATAAGCAAAGTAAAACTTAA